A single genomic interval of Oceanithermus profundus DSM 14977 harbors:
- a CDS encoding V-type ATP synthase subunit A, whose amino-acid sequence MIQGTIYKIAGPAVIAKGMSGARMFDICKVGEEGLVGEIIRLDGDTAFVQVYEDTSGLQVGEPVVSTGNPLSVELGPGMLNAIYDGIQRPLDKLQDKTGDFIDRGVVVHALDREKTWDWTPAVEPGDVVSGGHVLGTVPEFQFTHKILVPPGVSGTVKSVKPAGAYTIEEPVVVLEDGTELKMYHLWPVRRARPITSKEDPNEPFLTGMRILDVLFPVAMGGTAAIPGPFGSGKTVTQQSLAKWSNADVVVYVGCGERGNEMTDVLVEFPELEDPKTGGPLMQRTVLIANTSNMPVAAREASIYVGVTLAEYFRDQGVSVALMADSTSRWAEALREISSRLEEMPAEEGYPPYLAARLAAFYERSGRVVTLNKEPGAVSIVGAVSPPGGDMSEPVTQSTLRIVGAFWRLDASLAYRRHFPAINWNGSYSLFIDILDPWYRKHVAEDYPELRNRLQELLQQEASLQEVVQLVGPDALQDAERLIIEVGRIAREDFLQQNAFDAVDAYCSLKKAYGIMQMIMGLYEAASEAIQAGVTIDEIIQHEVIEKIARARYVPEDEFEAYKDEVLAEIKSAFKAAA is encoded by the coding sequence ATGATCCAAGGAACCATCTACAAGATCGCGGGCCCGGCGGTCATCGCCAAAGGCATGAGCGGCGCCCGCATGTTCGACATCTGCAAGGTCGGCGAGGAGGGGCTGGTCGGCGAGATCATCCGCCTCGACGGCGACACCGCGTTCGTGCAGGTCTACGAGGACACCTCGGGCCTGCAAGTGGGCGAGCCGGTGGTCTCGACCGGAAACCCGCTCTCGGTCGAGCTGGGCCCCGGCATGCTTAACGCCATCTACGACGGCATCCAGCGCCCTCTCGACAAGTTACAGGACAAAACCGGCGACTTCATCGACCGCGGCGTCGTGGTGCACGCGCTCGACCGCGAGAAGACCTGGGACTGGACCCCCGCGGTCGAGCCCGGGGACGTGGTCTCGGGCGGTCACGTGCTCGGCACCGTGCCCGAGTTCCAGTTCACCCACAAGATCCTGGTTCCCCCGGGGGTCAGCGGCACCGTGAAGTCGGTCAAGCCCGCGGGGGCCTACACCATCGAGGAACCGGTGGTGGTGCTCGAGGACGGGACCGAGCTGAAGATGTACCACCTCTGGCCGGTACGCCGCGCCCGACCCATCACCTCCAAGGAGGACCCCAACGAGCCCTTCCTCACCGGCATGCGCATCCTCGACGTGCTCTTCCCGGTGGCCATGGGCGGCACCGCCGCGATCCCCGGGCCCTTCGGTTCGGGCAAGACCGTGACCCAGCAGTCGCTGGCCAAGTGGTCGAACGCCGACGTGGTGGTCTACGTGGGCTGCGGTGAGCGCGGCAACGAGATGACCGACGTGCTCGTCGAGTTCCCCGAGCTGGAAGACCCCAAGACCGGCGGCCCGCTGATGCAGCGCACCGTGCTGATCGCCAACACCTCCAACATGCCGGTGGCCGCGCGCGAGGCGAGCATCTACGTGGGCGTCACCCTGGCCGAGTACTTCCGCGACCAGGGCGTCTCGGTGGCCCTGATGGCCGACTCGACCAGCCGCTGGGCCGAGGCGTTGCGCGAGATCTCCAGCCGCCTCGAGGAGATGCCCGCCGAAGAAGGCTACCCGCCCTACCTGGCCGCGCGCCTGGCCGCGTTTTACGAGCGCTCCGGCCGCGTCGTCACCCTCAACAAGGAGCCGGGGGCGGTCTCGATCGTCGGTGCGGTCAGCCCTCCGGGCGGCGACATGTCCGAGCCGGTGACCCAGTCCACGCTGCGCATCGTCGGCGCTTTCTGGCGCCTCGACGCCTCGCTCGCCTACCGCCGCCACTTCCCGGCGATCAACTGGAACGGGTCGTACTCGCTCTTCATCGACATCCTCGACCCCTGGTACCGCAAGCACGTGGCCGAAGACTACCCCGAGCTGCGCAACCGCCTGCAGGAGCTCCTGCAGCAGGAGGCCAGCCTGCAGGAGGTCGTCCAGCTCGTCGGCCCCGACGCGCTGCAGGACGCCGAGCGCCTCATCATCGAGGTGGGGCGGATCGCCCGCGAGGACTTCCTCCAGCAGAACGCCTTTGACGCCGTCGACGCCTACTGCTCGCTAAAGAAGGCCTACGGCATCATGCAGATGATCATGGGGCTGTACGAGGCCGCTTCGGAAGCGATCCAGGCCGGCGTGACGATCGACGAGATCATCCAGCACGAGGTGATTGAGAAGATCGCCCGCGCCCGTTACGTCCCCGAGGACGAGTTCGAAGCCTACAAGGACGAGGTTCTGGCCGAGATCAAGAGCGCCTTCAAGGCCGCGGCCTAA
- a CDS encoding V-type ATP synthase subunit F encodes MKIAVLTDPETATGFRLGGLEVTTARDEAEATERLAEMVESDEFALIAVDEGLLPEPYEAVERVMRGRDLPVLLPFTSLAQAFAAGEEDATEYMRRLVKSTIGYDIKL; translated from the coding sequence GTGAAGATCGCCGTGCTCACCGATCCCGAAACGGCCACCGGATTCCGCCTGGGCGGCCTCGAAGTGACGACCGCCCGGGACGAAGCCGAGGCCACCGAGCGTCTGGCCGAGATGGTCGAGAGCGACGAGTTCGCCCTGATCGCCGTGGACGAAGGGCTCCTGCCCGAGCCCTACGAGGCGGTGGAGCGGGTGATGCGGGGGCGCGACCTGCCGGTCCTGCTTCCCTTTACCTCGCTGGCGCAGGCCTTCGCGGCCGGCGAGGAAGACGCCACCGAGTACATGCGGCGGCTGGTGAAGTCGACGATCGGCTACGACATCAAGCTTTAG